A genomic region of Amphiura filiformis chromosome 6, Afil_fr2py, whole genome shotgun sequence contains the following coding sequences:
- the LOC140155325 gene encoding uncharacterized protein, giving the protein MGYEDNSQNMTAETEKPKPEYGGLNQLQIFIQGEYIKETRAGVDALLDTFHELLKLETNNFAKTEDAVESLQGRLKEIENECWSRVRSEYISKLNVEDGEEQPSSLAEMVVTLTEKLDKIKDGLEMKIQSILYQEEEYKTEIRNLKQQLAEERHNIVEMKWKRQKDMEDASVDQLSKEILVQQLEEKRDLIAELQRSSTVQLWEKEKEKVLAKAKEREEQMKLEYAELKQTYDELRDRTTKRIKDLEDKVNMGKMKTLGKLTPRTEWEADNENLKRQIYMKHMDLTKIEQEIVKQQKLYAGCVKGIRRDFKIITERQESGKIAAEDIRKLRAILESIFKGACDGRLEQTKADLPLHYFAVDEDITGHPIKKLSKLRLQPVPVKLDVIEETLPEGQEARRQSRVWSYNSSSAERPVVTQRQTLSRISDDDSATNHNSNSLKMNGSSGVKDSYHNGEISPEGTSSSDAHPDLTDEDGILDMELTKKHFPFLTEQEIKDHYEQFQNYDSNDDRTLDFVEMLQAIRGTVGDYFKPRQIKEAIAEIDVDRSDSVDFYEYLRIAALLLKKAGKSEIFRSGLVKDAGNSMSRVCSIQ; this is encoded by the exons ATGGGATATGAAGATAATAGCCAAAATATGACTGCAGAAACCGAGAAACCGAAGCCTGAGTATGGTGGATTAAACCAACTTCAGATATTTATCCAAGGAGAATATATAAAGGAAACAAGAGCCGGTGTTGATGCTCTCTTGGATACATttcatgaacttttaaaattagaaactaacaACTTCGCTAAAACTGAAGATGCCGTGGAGTCGCTGCAGGGACGTTTAAAAGAGATA GAAAACGAATGCTGGAGTCGTGTTAGATCTGAATATATATCGAAATTAAACGTAGAAGATGGCGAGGAGCAGCCGTCAAGTTTGGCAGAGATGGTGGTTACATTAACAGAGAAATTAGATAAAATTAAAGATGGACTTGAAATGAAAATTCAG AGTATTCTCTACCAAGAAGAAGAATACAAAACGGAAATACGCAATCTCAAAC AACAATTAGCAGAAGAAAGACACAATATCGTTGAAATGAAATGGAAACGACAGAAAGACATGGAGGACGCAAGTGTAGATCAGTTATCAAAGGAGATTCTTGTTCAACAATTGGAGGAGAAACGGGATTTGATTGCTGA ATTACAAAGAAGTAGTACTGTACAACTCTGggaaaaggaaaaagagaaggTATTAGCTAAGGCTAAAGAAAGGGAAGAACAAATGAAATTAGAATACGCAGAGTTGAAACAGACTTACGATGAACTAAGGGATAGAACTACGAAAAGAATAAAG GACTTAGAAGATAAAGTAAATATGGGCAAAATGAAAACACTCGGCAAATTAACACCGAGAACCG AATGGGAAGCCGATAATGAGAATTTAAAACGTCAAATCTATATGAAACATATGGATTTAACCAAGATCGAGCAAGAGATTGTGAAACAACAGAAACTCTACGCGGGTTGTGTGAAAGGAATCAGGCGGGACTTCAA AATTATAACAGAACGTCAAGAAAGCGGGAAGATAGCTGCCGAGGATATTCGTAAATTAAGAGCGATATTGGAGTCAATATTTAAAGGAGCTTGTGATGGGAGATTAGAACAGACCAAAGCCGACTTACCACTACATTACTTTGCCGTAGACGAG GACATTACAGGACATCCTATAAAGAAATTGTCCAAATTAAG GCTTCAACCTGTTCCGGTCAAACTTGATGTAATCGAAGAAACATTACCCGAGGGTCAAGAAGCAAGGAGGCAATCCCGAGTTTGGTCCTACAATTCATCCAGCGCCGAACGCCCAGTCGTGACCCAACGTCAAACATTATCTCGCATCTCTGATGACGATTCGGCAACTAATCATAATTCGAACTCATTGAAAATGAATGGATCCAGTGGAGTGAAAGATAGTTATCATAATGGAGAGATATCACCAGAAGGCACTTCGTCGAGTGATG CCCATCCTGATCTTACAGATGAAGATGGCATCTTAGATATGGAGTTGACAAAAAAGCACTTCCCCTTCTTGACAGAACAAGAG ATCAAGGATCATTACGAACAATTCCAAAACTACGATTCCAACGACGATCGTACGTTAGACTTTGTAGAAATGTTGCAGGCAATCCGTGGCACTGTTGGGGACTACTTCAAACCTAGACAAATTAAG GAAGCAATTGCAGAAATTGACGTTGATCGTTCAGATTCAGTTGACTTTTACGAGTATCTGAGAATAGCTGCTCTTTTATTGAAGAAAGCGGGAAAATCAGAAATCTTCAGAAGTGGACTTGTAAAGGATGCAGGCAATTCCATGTCGCGAGTGTGCTCAATCCAATAG